The Flavobacterium sp. M31R6 nucleotide sequence GGTATCTCCAACAGGTACATCAAACTGATTTTTTTCTAAAGCAATGAAAAATTCATCGGCAACTTCTGATGGTGGAATTCCATTGGCACCACCAATCTCAGCCGAAAATTCTGTGTTGACCAATGGAGGATAAATTTCATAAACCTGAAGATTTTTATGTTCTTCATAAGTTTCTCTCAATGCAACGGTGTAACTATGCAATGCTGCCTTCGTGGCGCCATAAGTTGGTAAAAATTTATGACTGCCAAAAACAGCTATAGAAGATACATTAGCAACCGCAGCTTCCGATTTTTCTAGTAAATGAGGTAACATAAGCTCCGTAAAATGAATCACACTAAAATAGTTGGTATTCATCTCGATAACCGCTTTTTCGTGCGCATTGGTGGTTTCACTCAACAAATACCCGAAAGCCGCCCCTGCGTTATTGATAATGATATTCACTTCTGGGTAGTTAGTCTTTAGTTCTTTGGCAATATGAATTCTATCTGCTTCTACAGACAAATCCCCTTGAATGGCAACCGTATTTTCTAAAGTTGCCAATGCTTTTTGCAAACGTTCCTCATTGCGTCCGTTGATGATGATTGTATTGCCTGCAGCACTTAATTTTTTGGCCATAGCCAAACCAATTCCGGCACTTCCGCCACTAATAAATATGGTGTTTCCTGTTGTTTTCATTTTTGAAATTTTTGAAAATTATTATGTTTTGATAAATCTAAAGTTTGGTAATCGGTATATCCTTTTAGTTTACCATTGTATTTATAATTTAATTTGTAAATTTGCTTGCGTTTTGCAAGTGCAAATATACAAACTACTTTCAATTCGCAAGTGATTTTATAAATTATTTTTTATTATGAATACAAAAAAGAGATCGGATTGCCCAATTAGCAGCTCCCTTGACATTTGGGGAGACAAGTGGTCATTGCTTATTATCAGGGATTTAATGTTTGCCAATGAGTGTACTTATGGTGACTTTTTGAAATCGGAAGAGAAAATAGCTACCAATATTTTGGCGGCACGATTAGTATTGTTGGAAGAAAACGGAATTATTTTAAAATTAAGTCATCCCGAAAGCAAAGCAAAAGTGTTGTACAAACTCACTCAAAAAGGAATTGATTTGTTGCCTTTAATGATTGAAATAAATTTATGGGCAGATAAATATTTAGCCATTCCTGCTGACAGAAAGGAAATGTTGAAGGAAGTAAAAAAAGACAAAGAAGCCTTTATAAAAAGTATGATAAAAAAATTGATGAAGTAGAACTTAAATTTCGAAGATATTTTATAAAAAAAACCTCTTTTAAAGTGACTTAAAAGAGGTTTGGTTTTTTGTAGCTATTTTTTCTAGGTTTCTTTCACTGTAATGATTTTCACAGGACAGGCTTTCGCCGCCAATTCACAGCTTTCGGCTATAGTGTGGTCAGGCGATTTCAGAGTGAAAAAACCTTTGGCGTTTACACTTTTAATCAATACCGATTTCCCGTCTTTTTTGGACATTTGAAAATGAACGGGTGCCATTTCTACACAATAGTTGCACCCAATACATTTGTCTCTCTGTAGTGTTACGATAACCATTAGGCTTCGACTATTTTGTATAATTTGTCGGACATACGGATTCTGAAAGGCAATTTGAAAGTACAATCGTCTCCTTTGGTTGCTTTTTCTGAAGCTACATCATTAACGTACATTTCCTCGATAACCATTTCCTGTGCGCCGGTGCTTGGACCAGTAACCAGTATTTTGTCCCCGATTTTAATGTCGTAAGCCTCGATTTTGAATTGACCAATTTCGGCTTTTGGGAAAAAATGGGTTCCTTTCCCAACATAGACTTTCTTCTGCGTTGCCATCGATCCCGAAACATCGCTCCATTCCCCCAATTCCTGACCAAGATAATACCCTGACCAAAAACCGCGATTGTAAACCGTGTTCAGCGCTTCCATCCAAACGGCAATTTTTTCTTTGGTAAAAGTACCTTCATTATAACTATCTATTGCTTCACGATAGGTTTTTATTACGGTCGCAACATATTCTGGAGCACGGCCTCGACCTTCAATTTTCAAAACTTGAATTCCTGACTCTATCACTTGGTCAAGGAAATCCAAGGTGCATAAATCTTTTGGAGACATCATGTATTCGTTGTCCAACTCGATTTCAAAACCAGTTTCTTGGTCGATAACGGTGTATTTTTTACGACAGTTTTGTTTGCAAGCTCCACGGTTTGCCGATGAATTATTCGAATGTAAACTCAAATAGCATTTTCCCGAAACCGCCATACACAAAGCGCCGTGACCAAAGATTTCGATTTCCACCAATTTTCCGTTCGGCCCTTTGATTTGTTCTTTTTCGATTTGGGTCGTAATGCTTTTTACTTGGCGTAAACTCAACTCTCGGCTCAAAACCATGGTATCGGCAAATAGACTGTAGAATTTGATGGTTTCGATATTCGTAACGTTCAATTGGGTCGAAATATGAACTTCCATCCCAATTCCCCTTGCCATTGAAATTACGGCTTGGTCGGAGGCAATTACTGCGGTGATGTTCGCTTCTTTGGCTTTGGCCAATAATGTTTTTACCACGGATAAATCGTGATCGTAAATAATGGTGTTCAAAGTCAAATAACTTCTAACGTTTTTGGCTTCGCAACGGCGGGCGATTTCGGGTAAATCTTCCATCGTAAAATTCACGGTGGCACGAGCTCGCATGTTCAATTGCTCTACGCCAAAGTAAATAGAATCGGCGCCGTTATCTAATCCTGCCTGCAATGACTCAAAGTTCCCAGCGGGAGCCATAAGTTCTATTTTGTTGGTTGTTGTCATGATAAATTACTCTAAAATCTTATACAATTTATCAGACAACCGAATTCTGAAAGGTACTGTGAATGTTACTTTGTCGCCTATTTTGGCTTGAGTGCTTTCGGTTCCGTTGACAAGCATTTTATCCAAAACCATTTCTTGGTTTCCGGTTGTTGGCCCTACGATTAAGATTTTGTCACCCGAATTCAATTCTTGGTTTTCGATAGTGAAAAGTCCCACTTGCGCTTTTACGTAATAATGTTCCGCTTTGCCAAGTAAAGTCTTTTTAACTTTTATCTTTTTGCGAATATCAGTTGTTTTTGGAGCAGTCGCCAAAGCTGTGTCCGACAATTCTCCAGAATGTTTGAATTTTAAACTTTCCGATTTTCCTTTTCTAAAAACTTTGTTTCCAACTTGCTTTCCGGTTCTCAATCGTACTTGATCGACTAGAGGCATGTGGATAATCTCAAGACATTCGGTAGAACAGCAGTTTTCCATGGCCGTTTTGCATTCGTCACATTGAATAAATAACAAATGGCATCCGTCATTCTCACAATTGGTGTGATTGTCGCACGGTTTTCCGCATTGGTGGCATTGTGAAACGATATCGTCCGTGATTCTTTCGCCCAAGCGATTATCGAAAACAAAATTCTTTCCGATAAACTTGCTTTCCAAGCCTTCTGCTTCAATTTGTTTGGCGTAATTGATGATTCCGCCCTCTAATTGGAAAACATTTTTGAAACCTTGGTGTTTGAAATAAGCACTTGCTTTCTCACAACGAATTCCACCGGTGCAATACATCACCAGGTTTTTGTCTTCTTTGTGGTCTTGAAGTTGCTCGTTGATTATTGGTAAACTCTCTCTAAAAGTTTCAACATCGGGAGTTATGGCACCTTTAAAATGGCCCACTTCACTTTCATAGTGATTTCTAAAATCAACCACTATCGTGTTTGGATCATCCAGAATGTCGTTGAATTCTTTGGCTTTTAAGTGAACTCCTTTGTTGGTTACATCAAATGTATCATCATTCAAACCGTCAGCAACAATCTTGTGACGCACTTTGATCGTTAGTTTCAAAAAGGCGTGATCGTCATGTTCTACGGCCACATTCAAACGAATCCCTTTCATAAAATCATATACTTCCAAAGTCTCTCTAAAAGCTTCGAAATTTTCGGCAGGAACATTCATTTGGGCGTTGATGCCTTCTTGGGCAACGTAAATTCGGCCTAAAGCATCGAGTGCATTCCAGGCAATAAATAAATCGTTACGAAATTGTGTTGGATCTTGAATTTTGGCATACGCATAGAAAGACAATGTAAGGCGTTGTTTTCCGGCTTGATCAATAAGCTCGGCTCTTTCTTCTGCGCTTAAGGTGTTATACAGTTGCATGCTATAAACGTTTAAGTGAGAAAATATGTGGTGAGTTCTAAATGGAAGAACTCAAATCGGGCGCAAAATTAGTGAACTTTTGCGGTTTTATAATGCGAATTAGGGGAAATTTAGGGTTTACGGTCTATTGGATGTAAATTATTGTATTGAATCTTGCCATTGTCATTGAAATTGTCATTTATTTTTAACTGCACTAACGACCAAATCATCCACCGAAGTAGCGCGGCTGATATGTCCCAAAAGCATTTCGAGACCCTCGGCACGCAGACTGTCCCGAACTTCGGATCGCGCTTCCGCAATTTTTAAGGAAATGTTCTTGGCTTTCAAATCGACAAAAAGATGTTTTAAAAATCGGGCTCCAGCAATATCGATTCTGGGAGAGGAATTAAGGTCCAATATTACTGTTTTTAAGGGATCGGATTCGTTGTTGATTTTTTTCCAAAGCTGTTCTTTGATGTATTCAACATTGAAATACAAAATAGCCGATTCGATACGAACAATTAATAGTCCTTCAATCCTTTCGTTGTCAGGATGCCTTTCAATATCCGTATAGCGTTTGGTTCCCGGAATTCTTCCCAAGAAAGCCACATTCGGCTTGGAAGTAGCTTTGATTAATAGCAATAAAGTTACTATGGCTGCCAGTAAAACTCCAGTTAGGATTCCCCAAATAAGTACTCCGATAAGGGCTATGATGGCAACATAAAATTCTTGTTTGTTGATTTTGTACAAATGTTTCATTTCTTTTAGGTCAAAAAGACCTCTGATGGCTACCAAGACTATCGATGCCAAGACTACAGTAGGTAAATTTTGAAGGTATCCTGTTAAAAACAGCAAACATATTGCAATTGTTGCTGAAGCAAACACTAAGGATAACGGTGTTTTGGCGCCAGCAGTATCATTCACGGCGGATTGAGATAATCCTCCGGCTACGGGGTATCCTTGCCCGAATGCGACAGCAGCATTGGCAATGCCAAGGGCCAGTAATTCCTGGCGAGGGTCAATGACGTATCCGTTTTTTTGTGCCAATGTCCTTCCTGCCGAAACACTTTCTATATAAGAGAGTAAAAAACAAGCCAAAGCTAATGGGATTACTCCGTCTACGTCGCGGATGCGAAGTGAAGGTAGATGAAATTCAGGTAGCCCGGTTGGGATAGCTCCGACGGTTTTGAATTCTTGAATCCCTAATGAGGTGGTCGAAATGAGTAGTATGGATAGGATTACAATTATAAGAGCCACTGGTCGTCCCGGTGCTATTTTTTCGCCAACAATTAGGATAATAATGGCAGCCATACCAAAAACAAAAACTGTAGTATTAGTGTCTGGGAGTTGATTAAAAAGGGTTACAATGCGATCAATAAAATTTTCGCCACCACCTTTTATGCCAAATAATTTAGGTAATTGGGTTAAACCAATAGTTATGGCCGCACCGGCTTTGAATCCTACCAAAACGGTTTCGCTAATAAAATTGATAATTCCACTCAAACGCAAGAGATAAGCGAGTATTGCCATACCCGCAAATACAAGGGCCGTGAGTGAGGCAATGTCAGCCCAACGTTGAACATCACCATTGGCCATATCAGCAATGGTGGTGCCAATCAGTAACGAAATTGCCGATGTTGGACCTATGGCCAGTTGCTTGCTCGTTCCCAATAAGGCATAAAATAAGCCGCCAATAAGGTAGCCGTAAATTCCGTATTGCGGAGGCAGTCCCGCCAGCGTAGCATAGGCCAAGGATACGGGAATTCCATAAGCAGCCAGTGTTATTCCGGCTATAAAGTCGCTTTTTAAGGTTTTGGTATTGTACTCTTTAATCCATTCCGAAGGTGGAAAAAGTTTATAAGTCATAGTTTATTTAGTGATTAGTGAGTAGTCCTTAGTGATTAGCTTTTTGGTAGTGATTTAGAAAATAAGTCTTTTGGAATAGTGCTCCAGACTAATCACTTTTTACCAATTACTAGGGACTAATTAATCTTCTTCGTCCAGTAATGCTTTTTTAACAGCATTTAATTCGGCTATTTTTTCGGCACTTACTTTTGGATATTCTAATTCCATTTCATCCAATGCGTGAATAATTGCCGATGCAATGGCGATACGCGCATAGGATTTGTTATCGGCGGGAATCACGTACCAAGGAGATTTTTTGGTCGAGGTGTTTTTTATCAATTCCTGGTAAGCATTCATATAATCATCCCAGTAGCCTCTTTCTTTGGCGTCGGCCGCACTAAATTTCCAGTTTTTGTCCGGATCGTCCACGCGCTCAATGAATCGCTTTTTTTGTTCTTTTTTGGAAACGTTGAGGAAAAATTTGATGACAATTGTTCCGTTTCGGGTAAGGTATTTTTCGAAGTTTCGAATGTCCTGAAAACGTTCCTCCCAGATGTCTTTGGTAATCAGTTTTTCCGGAAGTTTTTGACCTTTTAAAATTTGCTCGTGTACGCGCACTACTAGAACTTCTTCATAATAGGAACGGTTGAAAATTCCAATACGTCCTCTTTCAGGCAAATGTTTTTGGCAACGCCAAAGAAAATCATGATCCAAATCTTCTGAACTTGGTGCTTTGAAAGAAGAAACCTGGCATCCCTGTGGATTTACGCCCGACATCACATGTTTGATGGCTCCATCCTTGCCCGCCGCATCCATCGCCTGAAAAACGAGTAGCAACGACCATTTGTCTTGGGCATATAAAATGTCTTGCATAGCGGCCAGGGCTTCAACTCCCATTTGCAAGGTTTGATTCACCAATGGTTTTCCTTCTTCCCCCAAATTGAAACTGGCTTTTGTCTCGTAATTTTTAAGCTTGAAGTCATCTCCATCTCCAACACAATATTGTTTTGAGAATTTTTTGGCTCTTTGAACAAGTTCTTTTTTGCTTAAAGAGGAAAGATCAACAAGGTTTTCTTCAAATTCATTGTGGTCTTTTTTATTGGACTTAGACATATTCTTGGAATTTAATGTTAGTAAAAGATGATGTAGATTAAAAACAATTAATGTTTTTTTTTATGTTGAGAATTACAGAATACAATCTACTAATTTAGTAAAAAAACAGTAACTGGAGTTTTTTTAACAAAGAATGATTGTGGAATTCGGAGATATGACTTGAAAGAATAGTCAACTATTAATTTTTTTATTAGTTACTGTGAATTATTCGTTTGTTTTTTGTAATTTCCTCGTGCTGATAAATTTAAATCAGTATTTTTGTTTATACTAATTTTAATAATAATTTTATGAATACGTTGAAAAAGATTAAAATATTATTTTTTGTTATAGTTCTCTCTTCATTTTATTCTTCTTGTAAAAAAGAAGCGGCACCAGAGGCCAAACCGCTCGAAATTTCGGTTGTAAAAGTGCTACAGCAAGATGTAAGACTCGAATCGGAATTTACTGGGCAAACCTTTGGACAATCGGATATACAGATTAACCCTAGAGTTGATGGCGTAATCGAAAGTCTAAATTTTAAAGAAGGAGGTTTGGTACACAAAGGTCAATTGTTATACACTATTGATCCGTTGCCGTTTCAAGAGAAAGTACATCAGGCAGAAGCAAATTTGGCAGAAATGCAGGCAAGGTTGGCCAAAACCAAATCTGATTATGACATGATGGTTCCACTTGCCAAAATGAACGCTGTGAGTCAAAGAGAATTAATAGCTGCAAAATCAGCGTATAGTGCAGCAACTGCTTCCATAAAAGCGGCAACTGCCAATTTAGAAAATTCAAAAATAGAATTGGGATATTGCTCAATTCTTGCTCCAATTTCTGGATTGATTGGGATTTCAAAAGTTAGGGTTGGAGATTATGTTCGTCCAGGTGCCGCATCGGTTTTGAATACCGTTTCGGATTTAGGGGATGTAAGAGTTCGATTTACAATGAGCGAGCAGGAATATCTTCGAATCTTTAGAGAAATAACTAAAAAAGATTCTAGTCTAAAAGGAGCCGGAAAATCAATTTCATTAGAATTGTCAGATGGGTCAGCTTATCCTGAAAAAGGAAAAATCAGTTTTGCCGATAGACAAATTGATCCAACTACCGGGGCAGTAACTTTTGAGGCTGCATTTGCCAATCCTGATCAATTAATTCGACCAGGTCAATATGTTAAAATTCATGTAGTTACTGATGTTCGTAAAAATGCATTGGTTATTCCGCAACGTTCTGTTATTGAAATGCAAGGAATTTATCAGGTTTATGTTGTAGACAATAGTAATAAAGTAGATATGAAAATGGTACAAATTGGTCCGTCATACAAAGATTCTTATTTGGTTCTTGATGGATTAACGGCTAATGATAAAGTTGCTATGGGAGGAACCTCTCTATTGAAAAGCGGTAGTGTTATAACTCCGAAAATTGTAGACTGGGCTCCAGGAAAAGCAGAAAAATAATTAGTGCTAATAAATAATTTAGAAACATCATTATGGGAGAATTTTTTGTTAGAAGACCAATTGTAGCCATGGTAATCAGTATCATTATTGTGATACTCGGATTACTTGCATTACAAAAAACGCCAATATCGCAGTATCCGGATATCAATCCACCTGTTGTAAAAATCACTACTTCTTTTACAGGAGCAAATGCTTTGAATGTTGAGCAAGCTGTTGCTACACCAATCGAACAAAAGGTAAATGGAGTAGAACAGATGCTTTATATAAAATCCACAAACACCTCTGATGGAGCTTGTACAATTGAAGTAACATTCGATGTGGGTACGAATTTGGATAATGCCAACATGCTTACCCAAAACCGCCAAGCACAGTCAGCACCATTTATGCCATCAAGTGTAAAACAACAAGGAGTTGTGGTGAAAAAATCATTATCGTTCCCGATGATGCTGTTTACACTTACATCTACAAATCCTAAATACGATTCTAAATTTTTGAATAACTATGCCAATATCAACATAGTGGATCAATTGGCACGTATAAAAGGGGTTGGTGAAGTTTCCCTTTTTGGGGGGAGTGACTATTCGATGAGGGTTTGGCTTAAGGCCGATGTAATGAGTAAGCTTGGGATAACTGTCGATGATGTAAAGAATGCTTTGAATGCTCAAAATATGATTAGTCCCGGTGGGAAATTTGGAGCAGAACCTGCTCCAATGGGGACTGATTTTACCTATGGAGTTACACTTCAAGACCGTTTGGTTACTGAAAAGGAGTTTGGCCAAATTGTAGTAAAAAGCAAATCAGATGGTTCCGAAGTACTATTAAGCGACATCTCCAGAATTGAATTAGGAACAGAGAATTATAGTTCAAACGCTCGCAGAAATGGTAGTGCCACTTCGGCAATTACTGTATTTCAGATGCCGGGAAGTAACGCTTTGGAAGTGGCTACACTTGCCAAAGAGGCTATGAAAAAAATGTCTGAAAAGTTTCCAAAAGATATTGCTTACCAAGAGTCATTGGATACTACACTTGCTATTACTGCGGGTGTTGATGATATCGTTCATACTCTTTTTGAGGCTGTCTTACTGGTTATTCTAGTTGTATTTATATTTCTTCAAAACTGGCGTGCTACCTTGATTCCTTTAATAACGGTTCCTGTATCGTTAATTGGTACCATCGCAGTTTTTCCATTGCTAGGTTTTTCAATAAATACCTTGTCTTTATTGGGATTGGTACTGGCAATTGGTATCGTTGTGGATGATGCCATCGTGGTTGTGGAAGCCGTAATGCATCATATTGAACACGGAAAATCACCGAAAGATGCAACAATACAAGCGATGCGTGAAGTTTCTGGGCCAGTAATTGCAATTGCACTTATTTTGATTGCGGTATTTGTACCAGTTGCGATGACACCAGGTATTACAGGTCGTTTTTACCAACAATTTGCGATAACCATTGCGGTCTCGGTGGCCTTCTCGGCGTTTAGTGCCTTGTCACTGAGTCCCGCGCTTTGTGCCATGTTACTGAAACCCACAAAACCAGTTAGTGAACAAAAAGGATGGCTGGCTAAATTTTTTGCTGGTTTCAATAGAATTTTTGAAAAAGTCACAGGAACTTATATAAATGGAGCTACTTTTTTTGCTAAAAAAGCAACGCGCATTATCATTTTATTAGGAGTAATTATTGGAGCTGTAGTATTACTGGGTTTAAAAATTCCAGCAGGTTTTATTCCAGAGGAAGATCAAGGATATGTATTAATTAATATTGCATTGCCCCCAGCATCTTCTCTTCAGCGAACAGATGAAATTTCAAAGAAAGTCGATGGGTTTTTAAAAGAAGAGGAATCGATATTGTCTTATACCACAATCAATGGGTTTAGTATGCTTACCAACTCCTATCAACCGAATAACGCTTTTATTTTCATATCCTTAAAACCATGGGAAGAAAGAGCTGAAACGGCGAAGCAATTGGTGGATCGTTTAAATAAAAAACTATCGACACAAATTACAACAGCAACGGCTTTTGCCTTTGGACCTCCTGCAATTCAAGGTTTAGGTGCCTCTGCAGGTTTTAGTTTAATGTTGCAGGATAGAGGTGGTAACACTCCACAATATCTTGCCCAACAAACACAAGCTTTTATTGCAGCAGCTCAAAAACGTCCTGAAATAAAAAGGATTTATACAACTTTTAATGCTGGTACACCTCAGATAAAGTTGGACATCGACAACGAAAAAGCCATGAAATTGGGAGTGCCAGTTTCTAAGGTTACCGAAGTATTGGGTGCCTTTTTGGGAGGGTCTTATGTGAATGACTTCAACCGTTTTGGACGTCAGTACAAAGTGTATTTACAAGGTGATGCCGTTGATCGATTAAAGCCTGAAAACTTGAATAAGATCTACGTGAGAAATGACAACGGCGATATGTTGCCTATATCCACTTTGGTTACAGCAACAAAAGTGGCAGGACCCGATTTTACCAACCGTCTTAATTTATTTAGGTCAGCTGAGATTGGGGGAAGTCCTAACGACGGCTACAGTAGTGCTCAAGCTTTGGATGCATTGGAAGAAGTTGCCAAAGAAACTCTACCATCTGATATGAGTTACGATTATATCAACTTGTCGTATCAAGAAAAACATTCTCCAAGTGGAGGTACTGTATTTCTAATGGCCTTAGTTTTTGTATTCTTAATTCTTGCCGCACAGTACGAAAGTTGGAAATTGCCTTTTAGTGTATTGCTTGGAGCGCCTTTTGCAGTTTTTGGAGCATTTTTAGGATTGTTTTTGGCTAGAATTGGTAGTGATGCTTATGTGAACAATGTGTTTGCGCAAATTGGATTGGTACTGTTAATCGGACTAGTCGCCAAGAATGCAATTCTTATCGTTGAGTTTGCCAAGGAAGAATATGAAAAAGGGAAACCACTATACGAATCGGCAATGGTTGCGGCTAAGCTTCGTTTTCGCCCAATCTTAATGACGGCCTTTGCCTTTATTCTTGGTGTTGTTCCTTTGCTTACCGCTACAGGTGCTGGGTCGCAAGCCCGTATTGTAATGGGTATGGCTGTGTTCAGCGGAATGTTGATAGCCACAGTTCTTGGAGTGTTAATTGTTCCGGGTTTATTTGTAATGATTGAAAACATCGGAAAAAACAAGGATGAGGTTGTAGCAACTGAAAATAGTACGGATTCAAAAACTACAGATCATGAGGAATAAATTAAAAATTATTGTTGTTATTGTTGTCCTTGCAGTTCTTCCTGTAGGTTGTTTGGTTGGGCCTAAATACGAAAAGCCAGAAGAAAAGAATGCTGAAAGTTTCCACTATGGTCCTGCAAATGCTGATACACTCGCTTCTGTGGTCAACGTAAAATGGTTTGATCTTTTTAATGATGATGTTTTAAAAGGCCTAATCACTAAAGGACTTGAAAATAACTATGATTTGAAGATTGCTATGGCGCGTATTGATCGTACCAGAGCAGAATTAGGATATACCAAAGCCGACTTATTGCCTGCAATTGGTTATAGCGCTACTGTAAACAGTAATGAGAAGACCTTTTTGCCTTCCAATGCGTCAGCTAATCTTTCTTGGGAATTGGATTTTTGGGGTAAAGTTCGCCACGAAAATAGAGCTGTTCAAGATGAATTAATAGCTAGTGAAGAAGGACGAAAAGTGATTCTTTCTAATTTGGTTAGTGATATTGCGGTTGCTTATTTTCAACTACGTGATTATGACAACCGACTACTTGTTGCGCAAAAGACTTTGGAATCTAGACAAAAAGGATTTGATATTATTAATCAAAGGTTTTCGGCTGGTTACGTTTCTGAAGTAGATAAGGTTCAAATCGAACAACAAGTAGCAATTGCCGAAGCAGCTATTCCTGCTTTTAAGAGACAGATTACCATTCAAGAAAATATTATTTCAATATTGATTGGTCAAGCTCCAGGACCGATAGAGCGTGGTAAAACCAACACAGAGCTTCAAGTAGCGAATAATTTACCCGTTTCTATTCCTTCTATTTTATTGAAAAACAGACCTGATGTAAATCAAGCAGAAAGGAATTATATGGCGGCTAATGAAAGAATAGGTGTTGCGCAAGCGATGCGTTTTCCTTCTTTCAATATTGCTGCATTGGCGGGATTCGCAAACAGTGATGTAAGTCATTTATTTGATGGTTCATCGTATTTGCAAAACGCAAGCGCTACTGTTGCAGGTCCAATTTTTAATTTTGGTAAAAACAGAAGGAGAGTAGAAATATACCGTCAAATTGCTGAAGAATCAAGACTTAATTACCAAAAAACTTGTCTTGTTGCCGTTGCCGAAGTAGAACAATCTTTGCAAAACGTGAAAACGTATAAGGAAGAATGGGCAGCTAGAAACAAGCAGGTTATTGCGGCTAGAAAAAACTTGGAATTATCGAATGCAAGGTATTATAATGGCTATGTTTCTTATTTGGAAGTTATACAAGTAGAAATAGATTTGTTTGATGCAGAATTAAGTCTTTCGGAGTTAACACAAAACCAATTGAGTTCAACCATCC carries:
- a CDS encoding efflux RND transporter permease subunit, with product MGEFFVRRPIVAMVISIIIVILGLLALQKTPISQYPDINPPVVKITTSFTGANALNVEQAVATPIEQKVNGVEQMLYIKSTNTSDGACTIEVTFDVGTNLDNANMLTQNRQAQSAPFMPSSVKQQGVVVKKSLSFPMMLFTLTSTNPKYDSKFLNNYANINIVDQLARIKGVGEVSLFGGSDYSMRVWLKADVMSKLGITVDDVKNALNAQNMISPGGKFGAEPAPMGTDFTYGVTLQDRLVTEKEFGQIVVKSKSDGSEVLLSDISRIELGTENYSSNARRNGSATSAITVFQMPGSNALEVATLAKEAMKKMSEKFPKDIAYQESLDTTLAITAGVDDIVHTLFEAVLLVILVVFIFLQNWRATLIPLITVPVSLIGTIAVFPLLGFSINTLSLLGLVLAIGIVVDDAIVVVEAVMHHIEHGKSPKDATIQAMREVSGPVIAIALILIAVFVPVAMTPGITGRFYQQFAITIAVSVAFSAFSALSLSPALCAMLLKPTKPVSEQKGWLAKFFAGFNRIFEKVTGTYINGATFFAKKATRIIILLGVIIGAVVLLGLKIPAGFIPEEDQGYVLINIALPPASSLQRTDEISKKVDGFLKEEESILSYTTINGFSMLTNSYQPNNAFIFISLKPWEERAETAKQLVDRLNKKLSTQITTATAFAFGPPAIQGLGASAGFSLMLQDRGGNTPQYLAQQTQAFIAAAQKRPEIKRIYTTFNAGTPQIKLDIDNEKAMKLGVPVSKVTEVLGAFLGGSYVNDFNRFGRQYKVYLQGDAVDRLKPENLNKIYVRNDNGDMLPISTLVTATKVAGPDFTNRLNLFRSAEIGGSPNDGYSSAQALDALEEVAKETLPSDMSYDYINLSYQEKHSPSGGTVFLMALVFVFLILAAQYESWKLPFSVLLGAPFAVFGAFLGLFLARIGSDAYVNNVFAQIGLVLLIGLVAKNAILIVEFAKEEYEKGKPLYESAMVAAKLRFRPILMTAFAFILGVVPLLTATGAGSQARIVMGMAVFSGMLIATVLGVLIVPGLFVMIENIGKNKDEVVATENSTDSKTTDHEE
- a CDS encoding efflux transporter outer membrane subunit; this encodes MRNKLKIIVVIVVLAVLPVGCLVGPKYEKPEEKNAESFHYGPANADTLASVVNVKWFDLFNDDVLKGLITKGLENNYDLKIAMARIDRTRAELGYTKADLLPAIGYSATVNSNEKTFLPSNASANLSWELDFWGKVRHENRAVQDELIASEEGRKVILSNLVSDIAVAYFQLRDYDNRLLVAQKTLESRQKGFDIINQRFSAGYVSEVDKVQIEQQVAIAEAAIPAFKRQITIQENIISILIGQAPGPIERGKTNTELQVANNLPVSIPSILLKNRPDVNQAERNYMAANERIGVAQAMRFPSFNIAALAGFANSDVSHLFDGSSYLQNASATVAGPIFNFGKNRRRVEIYRQIAEESRLNYQKTCLVAVAEVEQSLQNVKTYKEEWAARNKQVIAARKNLELSNARYYNGYVSYLEVIQVEIDLFDAELSLSELTQNQLSSTIQLYRALGGGWN